The following proteins are encoded in a genomic region of Dyadobacter sp. UC 10:
- the secDF gene encoding protein translocase subunit SecDF, which produces MANKNGIIGLTIVIALISVYYLSFTFASRSFKSKAIAYATDAKGEVDIAKKQRYIDSLWREEVYLGHTLQEVTERELNLGLDLQGGMHVVLEVAPADILKGMAGGNARSSAFQTALKKAAEDKAASNSTFINRFAAAYKEAAPNTSLASLFATSANRGKISSNSSDSDVIKMLNTEVNGSIDRAFQITSARIDKFGVTNPNIQRLPGQNRILVELPGVDNPERVRRLLSGAAKLEFAEVYLTNELGAGLEGLGRYLTQQAEIEKAKKPAAATTAKADTTKKTTGGLAEQLAQKSDSTANDSAAVAAQTAALTSLFVPMPQGLGVYLKDTARAGEILRRPEVRSLFPADLVFMWDRKGTAAGDNQLILPLYFIKKQNGEAAMEGDVIVDATHDYDESGRPEVTMRMNGEGARKWRSLTARSIGRPVAIIIDNLVYTAPTVQGEIPNGNSSITGSFTVEETKDMSNVLKAGKLPAPTHIVEEAVVGSSLGAEAINDGLLSSAVGLLIVLVFMVAYYSKAGWIADIALLINLFFLMGIMASLGAVLTLSGIAGIVLSIGMAVDANVLIYEGIKAEIEEGKPFVQAVRDGFKHSLSAIIDSNVTTLLTGIILYTFGTGLVLGFATTLVLGLLTSLFTAIFITRLLLEYQIKKGKTFNFYTGLTKNWFKDNDFDFVSQRRRFYIISSVIIAIGIGSFIFKGFGLGIDFKGGRSYVVRFESKVDADDLRDKMDETLGSATEVKTFGGQDQVKITTAYLIEETTPDADQRAEAKIMEAVKKINGNPAKIVSSNKVGPTMANDTLWSAIYAVLLALAANFIYILIRFKRVAFSYGAVVSLAHDVVIILAVFSLFNGWLPWSLDIDQAFIGAILTMIGYSMNDTVVIYDRIRDYLADDKSRGQSLPTVINNALNSTLSRTAVTGISVILVLIVLMIFGGAVIRGFTFCMLLGVIVGTYSSLFVAAPIVVDLLQRDQKKEPALAAAETAPTATKKVKA; this is translated from the coding sequence ATGGCTAATAAGAATGGAATAATAGGGCTTACCATCGTGATCGCCCTCATTAGCGTCTATTATCTGTCTTTTACATTTGCATCACGCAGCTTTAAAAGTAAGGCAATTGCCTACGCGACCGATGCAAAAGGGGAAGTGGATATCGCAAAAAAACAACGCTACATTGATTCGCTGTGGCGCGAAGAAGTTTACCTCGGACATACATTACAAGAGGTAACCGAGCGTGAACTGAACCTGGGTCTTGACCTCCAAGGCGGTATGCACGTGGTGTTGGAAGTGGCACCGGCTGACATTCTAAAAGGAATGGCGGGTGGAAATGCACGCAGCTCTGCGTTCCAGACCGCTTTGAAAAAAGCGGCCGAGGATAAAGCTGCCAGCAACAGTACTTTCATCAACCGTTTCGCGGCGGCTTACAAAGAAGCGGCTCCTAATACCAGCCTTGCTTCCCTGTTTGCGACCAGTGCCAACCGCGGCAAGATCAGCAGCAATTCGTCAGACTCGGATGTAATTAAAATGCTGAATACCGAAGTAAATGGTTCTATTGACCGCGCATTCCAGATTACCTCGGCGCGTATCGACAAGTTCGGTGTTACTAACCCGAACATCCAGCGTCTGCCCGGGCAAAACCGTATTTTAGTTGAATTACCAGGTGTAGATAACCCTGAGCGTGTGCGTCGGCTTTTGTCTGGTGCTGCGAAACTTGAATTTGCCGAAGTATATCTGACCAATGAACTGGGCGCAGGTCTGGAAGGTTTGGGAAGATATTTGACGCAGCAGGCGGAGATTGAAAAAGCGAAAAAACCAGCCGCTGCAACAACAGCGAAAGCGGACACTACCAAGAAGACCACTGGCGGATTGGCAGAGCAGCTTGCCCAAAAAAGCGACTCTACCGCAAATGACTCGGCTGCGGTTGCAGCGCAAACTGCTGCACTTACCAGCTTATTTGTTCCAATGCCGCAAGGTTTGGGTGTTTATCTGAAAGATACTGCGCGCGCAGGAGAAATTCTTCGCCGCCCCGAAGTACGCTCGCTATTCCCGGCTGACCTTGTTTTCATGTGGGACCGTAAAGGAACTGCTGCCGGAGATAACCAATTGATCCTGCCATTGTATTTTATCAAAAAACAAAATGGTGAGGCTGCCATGGAAGGTGACGTGATCGTAGATGCCACACACGATTACGACGAAAGCGGTCGTCCGGAAGTAACTATGCGTATGAATGGAGAGGGCGCTCGTAAATGGCGCTCACTGACTGCCCGCAGCATTGGCCGCCCGGTTGCTATCATTATCGATAACCTGGTTTACACTGCGCCGACGGTACAGGGAGAAATTCCCAATGGTAACTCAAGCATTACGGGTAGCTTCACAGTGGAAGAGACAAAAGATATGTCTAATGTGTTGAAAGCTGGTAAGTTACCTGCGCCAACTCACATTGTGGAGGAGGCTGTTGTAGGTTCTTCACTGGGTGCTGAGGCGATCAATGATGGTTTGCTGTCTTCGGCAGTTGGTTTGTTGATCGTACTGGTGTTTATGGTTGCTTATTACAGCAAGGCGGGTTGGATCGCTGATATCGCTTTGCTGATCAACCTGTTCTTCCTGATGGGTATTATGGCATCTCTGGGTGCGGTATTGACGCTTTCGGGTATTGCCGGTATCGTGCTTTCGATCGGTATGGCGGTGGATGCCAACGTACTGATCTATGAAGGTATCAAAGCGGAAATCGAGGAAGGAAAACCATTCGTACAGGCGGTTCGTGACGGTTTCAAGCATTCATTGAGTGCGATCATTGACTCGAACGTAACTACGCTTTTGACTGGTATTATCCTTTACACATTTGGAACCGGATTGGTACTTGGCTTTGCGACTACGCTGGTTTTAGGTTTGCTTACATCCCTTTTCACCGCGATTTTCATAACCCGTTTGCTGCTTGAATATCAGATTAAAAAGGGTAAAACTTTCAACTTTTATACCGGTCTGACAAAGAACTGGTTCAAAGACAACGACTTCGATTTCGTGTCTCAGCGTCGTCGTTTTTACATTATTTCCAGTGTAATTATCGCGATCGGAATTGGTTCGTTCATATTTAAAGGTTTTGGATTAGGTATTGATTTCAAAGGCGGCCGTTCTTATGTGGTTCGTTTTGAAAGTAAAGTCGATGCGGATGATCTGCGTGACAAAATGGACGAAACACTGGGTTCTGCAACAGAGGTGAAAACTTTTGGCGGTCAGGATCAGGTGAAAATTACAACGGCATACCTGATCGAAGAAACGACGCCTGATGCAGATCAGCGGGCCGAGGCAAAGATTATGGAGGCGGTTAAAAAGATCAACGGTAACCCTGCCAAGATCGTAAGTTCAAACAAAGTAGGACCTACGATGGCGAATGATACTTTGTGGTCGGCGATTTACGCGGTACTCCTGGCTCTTGCTGCCAACTTTATTTACATCCTGATCCGTTTCAAAAGGGTTGCTTTCAGTTATGGTGCGGTTGTATCCCTTGCGCATGACGTGGTGATCATTCTGGCTGTTTTCTCTTTGTTTAACGGCTGGCTACCATGGTCACTGGACATCGATCAGGCATTTATTGGTGCGATTTTGACGATGATCGGTTACTCAATGAACGATACCGTTGTAATTTATGACCGTATCCGTGATTACCTGGCAGATGACAAGTCACGCGGGCAGAGCCTGCCGACGGTTATCAACAACGCCTTGAACAGTACTTTAAGCCGTACTGCGGTAACGGGTATCTCGGTAATCCTCGTACTGATTGTTCTGATGATATTCGGAGGAGCGGTGATCCGCGGATTTACATTCTGTATGCTGCTTGGGGTAATCGTAGGTACCTACTCTTCGCTGTTCGTGGCGGCACCGATCGTGGTTGACCTTCTGCAGCGCGACCAAAAGAAAGAGCCTGCATTGGCGGCAGCAGAGACTGCGCCGACAGCAACCAAGAAAGTTAAAGCGTAA